One genomic segment of Streptococcus salivarius includes these proteins:
- a CDS encoding sensor histidine kinase: protein MLTKFFNYLFRRIKSDGFKSFIHFFATFSGIFLIMTVMILQILSYGVYSNVDSSLKMAATKTNSYLEMEMLKRELFLTSEVDQNNTTTIYQAYDTKESTAETPDSSGSKKEPKKKSKIEDTPHDLSVAANTSVLVLDKNGKVLNVVDKFSSLSNLPIDKNNIDVISKGSAQNYFDQTEKYRLITEKVDNSLYPDAKYLVIAINTTQLEEATERYVKLIVIMMSFFWLLSVAASMYLAKWSRRPIQESLEKQKAFVENASHELRTPLAVIQNRLEVLFRKPESTILDNSENIASSLDEVRNMRLLTTNLLNLARRDDGIKPEIETLEPAFFDTVFTNYAMIAEENEKGFTAQNQVGRPIQTDKTLLKQLMTILFDNAIKYTEDDGHVTFTVRTNDRHLYISVADNGPGISDSDKKKIFDRFYRVDKARTRQKGGFGLGLSLAQQIVLALKGTIVVKDNQPKGTIFEVKITGV from the coding sequence ATGCTGACTAAATTTTTCAATTATCTCTTTAGGAGAATCAAGTCAGACGGATTTAAGTCGTTCATTCATTTCTTTGCCACTTTTTCTGGTATTTTCCTTATCATGACTGTCATGATTTTGCAGATTCTGAGTTACGGCGTTTATTCCAATGTGGACTCTAGTCTGAAAATGGCAGCCACTAAAACCAATTCTTATTTAGAAATGGAAATGCTAAAACGGGAACTTTTTCTGACTTCTGAGGTAGATCAAAATAATACGACAACCATTTACCAAGCCTATGATACTAAAGAGTCGACAGCTGAAACACCTGACTCGAGTGGCTCTAAAAAAGAACCTAAGAAGAAATCAAAAATTGAAGATACCCCTCACGATTTATCTGTTGCGGCAAATACTAGTGTCTTGGTACTTGATAAGAATGGAAAAGTCCTTAATGTCGTTGATAAATTTTCAAGCTTATCCAATTTACCAATAGACAAAAATAACATTGATGTTATCAGCAAGGGAAGTGCTCAGAATTATTTCGATCAAACGGAAAAGTACCGTCTGATTACTGAAAAAGTAGATAATAGCCTCTATCCTGATGCTAAGTACCTTGTTATTGCGATTAATACAACTCAATTGGAAGAAGCCACTGAACGTTATGTTAAGCTAATTGTCATCATGATGAGTTTCTTCTGGCTTTTATCTGTTGCGGCTAGTATGTATTTGGCTAAGTGGTCAAGACGTCCTATCCAGGAAAGCTTGGAGAAGCAGAAGGCTTTTGTTGAGAATGCTAGCCATGAGTTACGGACACCGCTTGCTGTGATTCAAAACAGATTAGAAGTTCTTTTCCGCAAGCCTGAGAGCACCATTCTAGATAATTCAGAGAATATTGCTTCAAGTCTTGATGAAGTACGCAACATGCGTCTTTTGACGACTAATCTTTTGAACTTGGCTCGTCGTGACGATGGTATTAAACCAGAAATCGAAACCTTAGAACCTGCTTTCTTTGATACAGTATTTACCAACTATGCCATGATTGCAGAAGAAAATGAGAAAGGTTTCACGGCTCAAAATCAAGTTGGTCGTCCAATCCAGACTGATAAAACGTTATTGAAACAGTTAATGACCATCTTATTTGATAATGCTATTAAATATACGGAAGATGATGGACATGTTACCTTTACTGTTCGCACTAATGACCGCCATCTTTATATTTCTGTAGCTGATAATGGTCCTGGAATATCAGATAGTGATAAGAAAAAAATCTTTGATCGCTTTTATCGCGTAGATAAGGCTAGAACCAGACAAAAAGGTGGGTTTGGACTTGGCTTATCTCTAGCGCAACAAATTGTTTTAGCCCTAAAAGGAACAATTGTTGTTAAAGATAATCAACCAAAGGGAACGATTTTTGAAGTTAAGATCACCGGAGTTTAA
- a CDS encoding pyrimidine-nucleoside phosphorylase — translation MRTVDLIEKKRDGGELSTEEISYLINGYVSGEIPDYQIAALAMAIYYQGMSIREIHDLTTDMVASGEQYDLSEIPGVKVDKHSTGGVGDKVTIILMPLVASFGVPVAKMSGRGLGHTGGTIDKLESIKGYQVERSKEEFIQQVKDIGISLIGQSEHLVKADKLLYALRDVTATVDSIPLIASSVMSKKIAAGADKILLDVTVGQGAFMKNMSDAEKLSETMVALGHEVNRETIAVITDMSQPLGKAIGNRLEITEAIEIMQGKGREDITDFICEMAEILLDLAQVEASQEEIRQHLVGGKALAKFEELIQAQGGDLTDLYRHSSAPVVTDIHAHETGYIKELPAMAFGKFAMQLGAGRATKSDSLNYETGIVFEKKVGDSVTQGDLIAKVYSQEILSEKMLTEFEKNVIMGSECKETTEILKIIR, via the coding sequence ATGAGAACAGTTGATTTAATTGAAAAGAAAAGAGATGGTGGCGAGTTAAGCACAGAGGAAATTTCATATCTCATTAATGGCTATGTGTCTGGGGAAATACCAGACTATCAGATAGCAGCCCTGGCGATGGCGATTTATTATCAAGGTATGTCTATTCGTGAAATCCATGATTTGACCACTGATATGGTTGCTTCGGGCGAACAATATGATTTGTCAGAAATTCCAGGTGTTAAGGTGGATAAACATTCGACCGGAGGCGTTGGTGATAAGGTAACCATTATTCTGATGCCGCTTGTAGCTAGCTTTGGTGTTCCAGTGGCTAAGATGAGTGGTCGTGGTCTCGGACACACAGGTGGAACGATTGACAAATTAGAGTCTATCAAAGGCTATCAGGTTGAGCGTAGTAAGGAAGAATTCATTCAGCAAGTTAAAGACATTGGGATTTCCCTCATTGGTCAGTCTGAGCATTTGGTTAAGGCTGATAAACTTCTTTATGCCTTGCGTGATGTCACTGCAACAGTAGATTCCATTCCTCTAATCGCAAGCTCTGTTATGTCAAAAAAGATAGCAGCAGGCGCTGATAAGATTTTACTGGATGTTACTGTTGGTCAAGGCGCTTTCATGAAAAATATGTCTGACGCTGAGAAGTTGTCTGAGACCATGGTTGCACTAGGGCATGAGGTCAATCGTGAAACGATTGCAGTTATTACAGATATGAGCCAGCCACTAGGTAAGGCTATTGGTAACCGTTTAGAAATCACAGAGGCTATTGAAATTATGCAAGGTAAGGGACGTGAAGATATCACTGACTTTATCTGTGAGATGGCTGAGATTCTATTAGATTTAGCTCAGGTTGAAGCTAGCCAGGAAGAGATTCGTCAGCACTTAGTGGGTGGAAAAGCTCTTGCTAAGTTTGAAGAACTCATTCAAGCTCAAGGTGGTGATTTGACCGATCTTTATCGTCATAGCAGTGCTCCTGTCGTGACAGATATTCATGCTCATGAAACAGGTTACATTAAAGAGTTACCTGCAATGGCATTTGGAAAATTTGCTATGCAATTAGGAGCAGGTCGAGCTACGAAGTCAGATAGTCTTAATTATGAAACAGGAATTGTATTTGAAAAGAAAGTTGGCGATTCTGTGACTCAGGGAGACCTTATTGCCAAGGTCTATAGCCAAGAAATTTTATCTGAAAAAATGCTGACTGAATTCGAAAAAAATGTTATTATGGGTAGTGAATGTAAAGAAACGACAGAAATATTAAAAATAATTCGCTAA
- a CDS encoding BMP family lipoprotein, with the protein MNKKIIGLGLVAVAALGLAACARGGRGGSSADSKVKAAIVTDTGGVDDKSFNQSAWEGLQAWGKANKLKKDSGFTYFQSGSESDFATNMSSAQSQGYNLIFGVGFALHDAVADAAKEHEDVNYVIIDDVIKDQKNVESVLFADNEGAYLAGIAAAMQTKTNKVGFIGGQTSDTITRFEAGFTAGAKSVKPDIDVQVQYAESFSDAAKGTTIASTMYASGVDVIYQAAGGTGTGVFTAAKEVNEKLDADSDKKVWVIGVDRDQTAEGNYTSSDKKKSNFVLTSTIKQVGTVVKDIANGQVKGDKFEGGKTKTYGIKDGGVDIVTSNLPSDIKDAVEKAKEQIKNGELKPTDGLSK; encoded by the coding sequence TTGAACAAGAAAATTATCGGGCTTGGCCTTGTTGCTGTTGCGGCACTTGGTCTTGCAGCATGTGCACGTGGCGGACGTGGCGGATCATCAGCTGATTCAAAAGTTAAAGCTGCTATCGTTACAGATACTGGTGGGGTAGATGATAAATCATTTAACCAATCAGCGTGGGAAGGACTTCAAGCGTGGGGTAAAGCTAACAAACTTAAAAAAGATTCTGGCTTCACGTACTTCCAATCTGGTTCAGAGTCTGACTTTGCAACAAACATGTCTTCAGCACAAAGTCAAGGCTACAACCTCATCTTTGGTGTTGGTTTCGCTCTTCATGATGCAGTTGCAGATGCAGCCAAAGAACATGAAGATGTGAACTATGTAATCATTGACGATGTTATTAAAGATCAAAAGAACGTTGAGAGCGTTTTGTTTGCCGATAACGAAGGTGCTTACCTTGCAGGTATCGCAGCAGCTATGCAGACAAAAACAAATAAAGTTGGTTTCATCGGTGGTCAAACATCAGACACAATTACACGTTTTGAAGCTGGTTTCACAGCGGGTGCTAAGTCAGTAAAACCTGATATCGATGTACAAGTTCAATATGCTGAATCATTCTCTGATGCAGCTAAAGGTACAACAATCGCTTCAACAATGTACGCTTCAGGCGTTGACGTAATCTATCAAGCTGCTGGTGGTACTGGTACTGGTGTCTTCACAGCTGCTAAAGAAGTTAACGAAAAACTTGATGCTGACAGCGATAAGAAAGTATGGGTAATCGGTGTTGACCGTGACCAAACAGCAGAAGGTAATTACACATCTTCAGACAAGAAAAAATCTAACTTTGTTTTGACTTCAACAATCAAACAAGTTGGTACAGTTGTTAAAGATATTGCTAACGGACAAGTCAAAGGCGATAAATTCGAAGGTGGTAAAACTAAGACTTACGGTATCAAAGACGGTGGTGTTGACATTGTAACGTCTAATCTTCCTTCAGATATCAAGGATGCAGTAGAAAAAGCTAAAGAACAAATCAAGAATGGTGAATTGAAACCAACTGATGGTCTTAGCAAATAA
- a CDS encoding ABC transporter ATP-binding protein, protein MTKPNVIEMHDITKKFGEFVANDHINLDVRQGEIHALLGENGAGKSTLMNMLSGLLQPTSGTIKVKGQEVTIDSPSKATKLGIGMVHQHFMLVEAFTVAENIILGSEVTKAGGVLDMKKATKEITELSERYGLAVDPTAKVADISVGAQQRVEILKTLYRGADILIFDEPTAVLTPSEITELLNIMKTLVKEGKSIILITHKLDEIRAVSDRVTVIRRGKSIDTVTIEGSTNADLAEMMVGHQVSFKTEKIPSNPKEVVLSIKDLVVNENRGIPAVKNLSLDVRAGEIIGIAGIDGNGQTELVQAITGLRKVKSGDITIKGESIIHKTTRQITEMSVGHIPEGRHRDGMVLEMTVAENIALQTYYKEPNSKNGILNYSVINAKARELMKEFDVRGAGELIAGGELSGGNQQKAVIAREIDRDPELLIVSQPTRGLDVGAIEYIRKRIIAERDKGKAVIVVSFELDEILDMSDRIAVIYDGAIQGILDPAETNKQDLGILMAGGQLNKEEANV, encoded by the coding sequence ATGACGAAGCCAAATGTCATTGAGATGCACGATATTACCAAAAAATTTGGTGAATTTGTGGCAAATGATCATATCAATCTTGATGTGAGACAAGGAGAAATCCACGCCCTCCTCGGTGAAAATGGTGCAGGTAAGTCAACTTTAATGAATATGCTTTCAGGTCTTTTGCAACCTACGAGCGGAACCATTAAGGTTAAAGGACAAGAGGTGACGATTGATTCACCATCTAAAGCAACGAAACTGGGGATTGGGATGGTTCACCAACACTTTATGTTGGTTGAAGCTTTTACAGTTGCTGAGAATATCATTTTGGGTAGTGAGGTAACCAAAGCTGGTGGAGTACTTGATATGAAGAAGGCTACCAAGGAAATTACTGAACTCTCTGAAAGATATGGTCTTGCAGTAGATCCAACTGCCAAAGTAGCAGATATCTCTGTTGGTGCTCAACAACGTGTTGAAATCCTTAAGACTCTCTATCGTGGGGCTGATATCTTGATCTTCGATGAACCGACTGCGGTATTGACTCCGTCTGAAATTACTGAACTTCTAAACATTATGAAGACCTTGGTTAAGGAAGGTAAGTCAATTATCCTTATTACCCATAAGTTGGATGAAATCCGTGCAGTATCTGATCGTGTCACTGTCATTAGACGTGGTAAATCAATTGATACAGTAACGATTGAAGGGTCAACAAATGCTGACTTGGCCGAAATGATGGTTGGTCATCAGGTTTCCTTCAAAACAGAGAAAATTCCTTCAAATCCAAAAGAAGTTGTTCTTTCTATTAAAGATTTGGTGGTTAACGAGAACCGTGGAATTCCAGCTGTGAAAAATCTGTCATTAGATGTTCGTGCTGGTGAAATCATCGGTATTGCCGGTATCGATGGCAATGGTCAGACAGAACTTGTCCAAGCGATTACAGGACTTCGTAAAGTTAAGTCAGGTGATATTACCATCAAGGGTGAATCGATTATCCATAAGACAACTCGTCAGATTACTGAAATGAGTGTTGGTCATATTCCTGAAGGTCGTCACCGTGATGGTATGGTCCTTGAAATGACAGTTGCTGAAAATATCGCTCTTCAAACCTACTACAAAGAACCAAATTCTAAGAATGGTATCTTGAACTATAGTGTCATCAATGCAAAAGCGCGTGAATTGATGAAAGAATTTGATGTTCGTGGTGCGGGAGAGTTAATTGCTGGTGGTGAATTGTCAGGTGGTAACCAACAAAAAGCTGTTATCGCTCGTGAGATTGACCGTGACCCAGAACTTCTTATTGTAAGTCAACCAACTCGTGGTCTTGACGTTGGTGCTATTGAGTACATCCGTAAACGTATTATCGCTGAACGTGATAAAGGTAAGGCTGTTATTGTTGTCAGCTTTGAATTGGATGAAATTCTTGATATGTCAGACAGAATTGCGGTTATCTATGATGGTGCAATTCAGGGAATTCTAGATCCTGCTGAAACGAATAAGCAAGATCTTGGTATTCTTATGGCTGGTGGACAATTGAATAAGGAGGAAGCAAATGTCTAA
- the deoC gene encoding deoxyribose-phosphate aldolase — MSVNSYIDHTLLKADANKEQILSLIDEAKKYEFASVCVNPTWVKTAAELLKDSSVKVCTVIGFPLGASTSAVKAFEAKDAIANGADEIDMVINIGALKSRNLKLVEDDIKAVVEASGSKLVKVIIETCLLTDEEKVEACQLAKLAGADFVKTSTGFSTGGATIEDIELMREAVGPIMGVKASGGARTLEAAQAFIKAGATRIGTSSGVAIMKGQESHDSY, encoded by the coding sequence ATGTCTGTTAATAGCTATATTGACCATACCTTACTAAAAGCTGATGCTAATAAAGAACAGATTCTTTCCTTAATTGATGAGGCTAAGAAGTATGAGTTTGCCAGCGTCTGTGTTAATCCAACTTGGGTCAAAACGGCAGCTGAATTGCTTAAAGATAGTTCTGTCAAAGTTTGTACGGTTATTGGTTTCCCTTTGGGAGCATCGACCTCCGCAGTTAAGGCTTTTGAAGCCAAGGATGCTATTGCCAATGGGGCAGATGAAATTGATATGGTAATCAATATCGGTGCTCTTAAATCTAGAAATCTTAAATTAGTTGAAGACGATATTAAAGCTGTTGTTGAAGCTAGTGGAAGTAAACTTGTAAAGGTTATTATTGAAACTTGTCTATTGACTGATGAAGAAAAGGTAGAAGCTTGCCAATTAGCAAAACTGGCAGGTGCAGATTTTGTGAAGACATCTACAGGGTTTTCTACTGGTGGTGCTACCATTGAAGATATTGAACTTATGCGAGAAGCTGTTGGTCCTATTATGGGAGTCAAGGCATCTGGTGGAGCACGTACACTTGAGGCGGCTCAAGCCTTTATCAAAGCTGGTGCAACCCGTATTGGTACTTCGTCAGGAGTGGCCATAATGAAAGGGCAAGAAAGCCATGACAGTTATTGA
- a CDS encoding ABC transporter permease: MSKKVQNWAVPLIAVLLGMLIGAVLMLIFGYDPFWAYYDLFTTAFGSLKNIGEILRAMSPLILIALGFSVASKAGFFNVGLPGQALAGWVSAVWFALSFPDLPKVVSVICTVIIGLVAGGIAGAIPGILRAYLGTSEVIVTIMMNYIILYVANNIIRFGFTADMLRSSEASNKVVASASYQTEFLSQITGGSRFNIGFFLALAAAFLVWFLLKKTTTGFEITSVGLNPHASEYAGMSSKRVIIMSMIISGALCGLGGTVEGLGTFQNVFVQNASLAIGWNGMAVALLASNSPIGIPFAALLYGVLSIGKSGMIGVPPEIIDVVSALIIFFVGANYIIRYWVRPRHKSVKAKGGQN, translated from the coding sequence ATGTCTAAAAAAGTACAAAATTGGGCAGTTCCTTTAATTGCTGTCCTCTTGGGAATGTTGATTGGAGCCGTTTTGATGTTAATCTTCGGTTACGATCCATTCTGGGCTTACTACGATCTCTTCACAACGGCCTTCGGTTCATTGAAAAATATTGGTGAAATTCTTCGTGCCATGAGTCCGCTGATTCTGATTGCACTTGGATTCTCTGTTGCCTCTAAGGCAGGTTTCTTTAACGTAGGTTTGCCAGGACAGGCCTTGGCAGGATGGGTTTCTGCTGTATGGTTTGCCTTGTCATTCCCTGATTTGCCAAAGGTGGTTTCAGTTATCTGTACAGTCATTATTGGTCTGGTTGCAGGTGGTATCGCTGGGGCTATTCCAGGTATTCTCCGTGCTTACTTGGGAACAAGTGAGGTCATTGTAACCATCATGATGAACTACATCATTTTGTATGTGGCGAACAATATTATTCGCTTTGGATTTACAGCTGATATGTTGCGTTCTTCAGAAGCATCTAACAAGGTTGTAGCCTCAGCTAGTTATCAAACAGAGTTCTTATCTCAAATAACTGGTGGTTCGCGTTTCAATATTGGTTTCTTCCTGGCTCTTGCAGCTGCCTTCTTAGTTTGGTTCTTGCTTAAGAAAACAACAACTGGTTTTGAAATTACCTCTGTAGGTCTTAATCCTCATGCATCAGAGTATGCAGGAATGTCATCTAAACGTGTTATTATCATGTCAATGATTATCTCAGGTGCTCTTTGTGGTCTTGGAGGAACAGTAGAAGGACTTGGTACATTCCAAAATGTCTTCGTTCAAAACGCTTCATTGGCTATCGGTTGGAACGGTATGGCGGTTGCGCTTTTAGCGTCTAACTCACCTATCGGTATTCCATTTGCCGCCCTCCTTTATGGTGTCTTGTCTATTGGTAAGAGTGGTATGATTGGCGTGCCACCTGAAATCATTGATGTTGTTTCAGCCTTGATTATCTTCTTTGTTGGTGCTAACTACATCATTAGATATTGGGTTCGCCCTCGTCATAAATCAGTGAAAGCTAAAGGAGGACAGAACTAA
- a CDS encoding cytidine deaminase — MTVIEKEQVINAAQEAAENAYVPYSRFRVGAALLTKDGQIFQGCNIENASFGLTNCAERTAIFKAVSEGYRDFECLAVYGDTKEPISPCGACRQVMVEFFKSDSKVILIAEDKSTVEMTVGELLPYSFTDLQ, encoded by the coding sequence ATGACAGTTATTGAAAAAGAGCAAGTGATAAATGCAGCACAAGAGGCAGCTGAAAATGCCTATGTTCCTTATTCTCGTTTTAGAGTTGGAGCAGCATTGCTTACAAAGGATGGGCAAATCTTTCAAGGATGTAACATTGAGAATGCCTCATTCGGACTGACAAATTGTGCAGAAAGAACAGCTATTTTTAAGGCGGTATCTGAAGGATATAGAGACTTTGAATGTCTCGCAGTATACGGAGATACCAAAGAACCTATTTCACCGTGTGGTGCTTGTCGCCAAGTTATGGTCGAATTTTTTAAATCAGATTCTAAAGTGATTCTTATCGCTGAAGATAAATCGACAGTCGAGATGACAGTCGGAGAGTTGTTACCATACTCTTTTACGGACTTACAATAG
- a CDS encoding class I SAM-dependent methyltransferase has translation MSKMYYAETPDAAHDIHDLKVNLLGESFQFYTDAGVFSKKMIDFGSQVLLSALDLEAGKTLLDVGCGYGPLGISLAKVQGVKATMIDINSRAIDLAKQNAQRNKVEATIFQSNIYENVTGTFDYIISNPPIRAGKKVVHQVIEEAYDYLNQGGNLTIVIQKKQGAPSAKTKMEDVFGNAEVVKKDKGYYILRSEKI, from the coding sequence ATGTCAAAAATGTATTATGCTGAGACGCCAGATGCGGCTCACGATATTCACGATTTAAAAGTAAATTTATTAGGAGAAAGTTTTCAGTTTTATACGGATGCTGGGGTTTTCTCTAAAAAAATGATTGATTTTGGAAGTCAAGTGCTTTTGAGTGCATTAGATTTGGAAGCTGGCAAAACGCTTTTAGATGTGGGTTGTGGCTATGGTCCTCTTGGTATCAGTTTAGCCAAGGTTCAAGGAGTCAAAGCGACAATGATTGACATTAATAGTAGGGCAATTGATTTAGCTAAACAAAATGCTCAACGAAACAAGGTTGAAGCTACTATCTTCCAATCAAATATCTATGAAAATGTTACTGGAACTTTTGACTATATTATTTCTAATCCACCTATCCGTGCTGGGAAGAAGGTGGTTCATCAAGTTATTGAGGAGGCATATGATTATCTCAATCAAGGTGGTAACCTAACTATTGTTATTCAGAAAAAACAAGGAGCTCCATCAGCAAAGACTAAGATGGAGGATGTGTTTGGTAATGCTGAAGTCGTTAAAAAGGATAAAGGATATTATATCCTTAGAAGTGAGAAAATATGA
- the rpsT gene encoding 30S ribosomal protein S20, with the protein MANIKSAIKRAELNVKQNEKNSAQKSALRTAIKAFNANPTEEAYRAASASIDKAASKGLIHKNKASRDKSRLAAKLAN; encoded by the coding sequence TTGGCAAATATTAAATCAGCTATCAAACGCGCTGAACTTAACGTTAAACAAAACGAAAAAAACTCAGCTCAAAAATCAGCTTTGCGTACTGCTATTAAAGCATTCAACGCTAACCCAACTGAAGAAGCTTACCGTGCTGCATCAGCTAGCATCGATAAAGCCGCTTCTAAAGGTTTGATTCATAAAAACAAAGCAAGCCGCGATAAATCACGTCTTGCAGCTAAATTGGCTAACTAA
- the coaA gene encoding type I pantothenate kinase — protein sequence MLNEFINFETISRKEWQRLHKEDNAPLTAEELDSIRSLNDKIDVQEVSDIYLPLINLIRIYQKTANDLTFSKSIFLQKSQTNRPFIIGVSGSVAVGKSTTSRLLQLLLQRTFPQSKVELVTTDGFLYPNQTLKEKGILNRKGFPESYDMPLLLNFLDTIKNGGDVNIPVYSHEIYDIVPGLTQEIRQPNFLIVEGINVFQNPINQRLYMSDYFDFSLYIDAEVNNIESWYLERFQTLLELAKKDENNYYHRFTKFSKDEALSLAQKTWRDINLVNLENYIEPTRSRAELILHKGDNHKIDFIHLKK from the coding sequence ATGCTAAATGAATTTATAAATTTCGAAACGATATCACGTAAGGAATGGCAACGCCTTCATAAAGAGGACAATGCCCCATTGACTGCAGAAGAACTGGATTCCATTCGAAGCCTTAATGATAAGATCGATGTTCAAGAAGTTAGTGACATCTATCTACCTCTTATCAATCTCATTCGTATCTATCAGAAAACTGCCAACGACCTGACCTTCTCTAAGAGTATCTTTTTACAAAAATCACAGACTAACCGTCCATTTATTATCGGGGTATCTGGTTCAGTTGCTGTTGGCAAATCCACAACCAGTCGTTTGCTTCAACTCTTGTTGCAGCGTACCTTCCCCCAATCTAAAGTTGAACTTGTGACAACTGATGGCTTTCTCTATCCTAACCAAACCTTGAAAGAAAAAGGCATCCTTAATCGTAAGGGCTTCCCTGAGTCCTACGATATGCCACTTCTTCTCAACTTTTTAGATACTATAAAAAATGGTGGTGATGTCAATATTCCTGTTTACTCTCATGAAATTTATGATATTGTACCAGGACTTACCCAAGAAATTAGACAGCCTAATTTTCTAATTGTCGAAGGGATTAACGTTTTCCAGAACCCTATTAACCAACGACTTTACATGAGTGACTATTTCGATTTTTCTCTCTACATTGACGCTGAAGTTAATAATATCGAATCCTGGTATCTCGAACGTTTTCAAACCCTTCTTGAGCTCGCCAAAAAAGATGAAAACAACTACTACCATCGTTTCACTAAATTTAGTAAGGATGAAGCTTTATCTTTAGCACAAAAAACCTGGCGTGATATCAATTTAGTTAACCTGGAAAATTATATCGAACCTACACGAAGTCGAGCTGAACTGATTCTTCACAAGGGAGACAATCATAAAATCGACTTCATCCACTTAAAAAAATAG
- a CDS encoding ABC transporter permease produces the protein MDFITIIALIVASMLKYSAPLIFTSIGGTFSERGGIVNVGLEGIMVIGAFAGVLFNLTFAESFGNATPWIAAIVAGLIGVLYSLLHAVATINFRADHVVSGTVLNLIAPSLAVFLTRVIYGAGQTPAISHNFKTVSFPILDHIPFLGKVFFTNVSLVAYVAILVSVASWWLIFKTRFGLRLRSVGEHPQAADTLGINVYRMRYYGVMISGFLGGVGGAVYAQSISNNFAVTTIAGPGFIALAAMIFGRWSPIGAMLSSLFFGLSQSLAIIGKQLPLISHVPNVYLQIAPYILTIIVLAAFFGKAVAPKADGVNYIKSK, from the coding sequence ATGGACTTTATTACAATTATAGCCTTGATCGTTGCCTCTATGTTGAAATACTCAGCACCATTGATTTTTACAAGTATCGGTGGAACTTTCTCTGAACGAGGTGGTATCGTAAATGTCGGCCTTGAAGGAATTATGGTAATTGGTGCTTTCGCAGGTGTTCTCTTTAACTTGACTTTTGCAGAAAGTTTTGGAAACGCGACACCTTGGATTGCTGCGATTGTAGCAGGTCTGATTGGCGTTCTCTATTCATTGCTCCATGCGGTTGCGACAATTAACTTCCGTGCGGACCATGTTGTCTCTGGTACAGTGTTGAACCTTATCGCACCCTCTTTGGCAGTATTCTTGACACGTGTTATCTATGGTGCTGGTCAAACACCTGCTATCAGTCATAACTTTAAGACTGTATCATTCCCAATCTTGGATCATATCCCTTTCTTGGGTAAAGTTTTCTTCACTAATGTTTCTTTGGTAGCGTATGTTGCTATCTTGGTTTCAGTAGCATCATGGTGGCTTATCTTCAAGACACGCTTTGGTTTGCGACTTCGTTCAGTTGGTGAGCACCCACAGGCAGCGGATACACTTGGTATTAACGTTTATCGTATGCGCTACTATGGCGTTATGATTTCAGGTTTCCTTGGTGGTGTTGGTGGTGCGGTATATGCTCAATCCATCTCTAACAACTTTGCTGTTACAACAATTGCAGGTCCTGGTTTCATCGCCTTGGCTGCTATGATTTTTGGTCGTTGGAGTCCAATCGGAGCTATGCTCTCAAGTTTGTTCTTTGGATTGTCACAATCATTGGCAATCATTGGAAAACAGCTTCCACTTATTTCACATGTACCAAATGTGTATTTGCAAATTGCACCATATATCTTGACTATTATTGTCTTGGCTGCTTTCTTCGGTAAAGCCGTTGCACCTAAAGCAGATGGTGTTAACTATATCAAATCTAAATAA